The Archangium primigenium genomic interval CCAGTGGCTCGCCGAGCAGATGAAGGGCTGGGCGAACACGGAGATCGACGGCACGCTGCACCGGGCGACGCTGGACGTGAAGGCGGGCACGCTGCACTGCGAACAGGTGTCCGAGCGGCGCTGTGAGTTCCCCGGCGTCTCGCCGCTGCGCGCGGGCATCCGCCACCGCTACGTGTACCTGGCCGGCCACGTGGGACGCGAGACCTGGCGAGGCCCCCAGGACGCGGTGATCAAGGTGGACATGGACACGGGCGCGGAGACGGTGGTGCGCCTGGGCGACGAGCACCACCCCTCCGAGCCGCTCTTCATCCCCCGCCCCGGCGGGAAGGCGGAGGACGACGGGTGGCTGCTCATCCAGGGCTACGACGCCGCCCAGGATCAGAGCTACATCGCGGTGCTGGACGCGAAGACGCCCCAGTCCGGCCCGGTGGCCCGGGTGGTGCTGGAGCATGTCTTCCCCTTCACCTTCCACGGCACCTGGGTGCCCAAGCGTTGAGCGGCTCCGCTCAGCCCTTGAGGACCGCGAGCGGCGTGAGCCGCAGCACCGGCGTCACCAGGTCCGCCTCGTCCTCCAGGACCTCGGTGATGTCGCGGTAGACGGCCGGGGCCTCCTCCACCAGCGAGGCCACGCGGCCCCCGTCGAACACCACGCGCCGCAGGGCATGTGACAGGGACGCCGGACGGATGCGTGCCCGGGCCTCCTTGCGCGTCATCACCCGCCCCGCCCCGTGCGAGCACGAGCGGAACGCCCGCGCCTCCCCTCGCCCCATCACCACGTAGGACGCCGTCCCCATGCTCCCGGGAATGAGGCCCCGCGCTCCCGCGGCCAGCCCCACCGCGCCCTTGCGGTGCACGAGCAGCGCGCGGCCGAAGTGCGTCTCGGCCGCGACGTGGTTGTGGGGGACGTCCACGTGGGACGCGCGGTCCGGCTCCCGCCCCAAGGCCTCGGCGAGCACCGTGGCCGCCCGGGACAGCAGGTGCTCGCGGTTGGCGCGCGCGAAGCGGCAGGCCCACGCGGTGTCCGCGAGGCAGGCCGCGCCCTCGGGTGTGTCCGTGCGCAGTGCCGGGAGGCTGCCTTCGCCGAGGCGCTCGGCCACCCGCACGTGATGGCCGGCGATGGCGGCCCCCACGCCCCGGGAGCCCGTGTGCACCAGCAGCCAGAGGTCCCCCGCTGCGTCCCGGTCCAACTCCAGGAAGTGGTTGCCTCCCCCGAGCGTGCCCAGATGCCGGGGTGCCAGCCGCTCCCACTCACGCAGGAGCCGGTGGGTGGACAGGTCGGGGGCGGCGAGCGCCTCCGGTGGTGACACGCCCCGCCCCCGGTGGACCGCGTCGCCCACGGGCACGGCCCGCGCGAACGTGGCGAGCAGCCGCTCCAGCGCCGCCCGGTCGAGCGCGGCCGCGGGGTAGTCGAAGCGCACGCCGCCCACCCCGCAGCCGAGGTCTCCGCCGAGCGCCCCCGGGGCGACGTGCCGCTCGGTGGCGAAGACGGTCCCCACGGCGACGCCCTCGGACACGTGGATGTCGGGCATGGCGGCCACGTGCTCGACGACATAGGGCTGGAGCGCGAGGTGCTGGAGCTGCTTCACCGCGCCCGGGGGCACGTCCCGGGCCCAGGCGAGGATGGGCAGGGCGCCCGGAGGCGCGTCGAGGCGGCGCGGCATCATTCCGCACCCCCTTCCCCATCGCCCGCGTCCCACGGGGCGCCCACGCCCACGTAGACGAAGCGCAGGTGGGGCACCCGCTTGAGGTCCAGGCCCTGCGCGAGCTGGGCGCGGATGAAGCCGCTGGCACGCGCCAGGGCGTCCTCCACGGGACGCGGCCCCTCCAGGGCGGCCTCGGGAGGCAAGGTGAAGCCGATGCGGGCATTGCGCCCGTCGGGGGTGAGCGCCAGGGACGTCACGGCGACGCCCTCGAGCACGGGGTCGGACAGCTCTCCGCGGAAGAGGCGGGCCACTTCCTGGAACAGGGCGGACTGCACGCGCAGGTGACGCGCGGGAAGAGGATCGGAAGACAGCGAGGACGGCTCCGCCTCACCGCGCGAGGCGCGGCGGCGGGGGTGCTTGGAAGAAGTCATGAAGAGGAACGGTTCCCGTGAATCAGTTCGACAGAACTCCACGGCGACGCCCGCGCACCGAGGCGGCGAGCCCGTTCATCCCGACTTCAGCGGGGAGCGGCGCACACCCGGTCAGGCGCGCATCGACGCGGAACGATCCGAAACACCCTGAAGGACAGACCCCATGGCACACCTCCCGCCGCGCGAAGCCCCGCGCGGACCTGGTCGGCGACAGGGACGTAAATCCCCCGGAAACCTGACAACGGCGCTCCCCCCCTCGTGCCGCGCGCTACGGGGCCGTCCAGAAGCCGCTGAGGACCTTGGGCGTCGAGGCCACGTGCAGCTCGTGGTACGCGCCGGGCCGCAGGGGCTGGCGCGGCGTCAGCCGGTATGTCGAGGGCGGCTCGAGCGTGAGGTCCATCGGCGGATAGTCCTGCACCGAGCCCCCCTTGGCGTCGTAGGTGATGAGCTGGAAGTAGGTGGCGTTCCACTGGGGCGGCGACTGCGGGCGGTTCACCCGCACCGCGATCGACGTCGTCACCGGCACCTGCTCCGCGCCGGTGGCCGGCTGGAACTCCACGACCCGGATGGGCCCGTGGGCGAGCCGCAGGCGCACCCGCGTGTCCTCGAACTCCCGGCCGAAGCGGTCGTGCACGGGTGGAATGACGACGCGCAGCTCGTGCTCCTCTTGCAGCGGCAGGCCCGGGAACACGTCGATGTAGGACTCGTTGAGCGCCACCCGCACGCCGCTGTCCGGGCGCACCCCGCCGTCCAGCTCCTCCACGTGGCCCGTCAGCACGTTGCTCCGGCCGTAGTCGTGGAGCACCCTGCCCGTGGTGCGCAGCCGCAGCGGCTCGTTGTTGGACAGCAGGATGAACTGGCCATCGTCCACGGTCAGCGTGCAGCCCGAGTCGTCCCGGGTGCCGTAACACTCGAGCTGGTACGGCGCCTCGCGGGGGTCCGGCTGGAGGCCGGCGTCGCCCGCGGTCTCGAAGTCGATCACCCCCTTGCGGCCCTCGGGCAGCTTCCACGTGGGCAGCTCACCGGGCGCCGACACGAGCCGGGGCGAGACCACCAGCCGGTAGCGGTGCGCCGCCGCCAGGGGTCGCGAGGGCCGCAGGCGCAAGGTGGCCGGCTGGCCCTCCACGGGCTCCCATCGGCCGTTCACCCGCTCGGCCCGCGACAGGTTCCACAGGGACACGTCACTGAACTCGGGCCGCTCCACGGGCCGGTCGAACGTCACCGTCACCTCCGTGGTCGGCTCCACGTCGTGCTCGCCCGGGCCCGGCCGCGTCGCGACCACCCGCGCCAGCCCGCCTCCGGACGCGGGATCCAACGGCTCCCAGGCGACCTCTCCCGCCGCGGCGGCGTGGCCTCCGTGGCAGACCTCCAGGCCGTTGTCCGAACCCAGGCACACGCCCAGCTCGAAGGGCAGGTTCCGGCCATGCGCGAAGGACGGGTACTGCGTGCTGCCGCCCTCGCGGCCCCGGAACACGGGCGCCGGCGCGGGATCCTGCGCGCACAGGGGATAGACCTCGCCCAGGGGCATCTCCGTCCACCCGGCCTCCAGCGCCCAGAAGTGCACCGCGGCGAGCCGGAAGTTGCCACACCCGTCCGCCAGCAGCTTGCCCCCCGCGCCCGGGTCCAAGGTCGTCTGGTAGTGCGAGGCCATGGCGCGAAAGCGGTACTCGTCCGGGCGGCGCTCCTGGGCATTGAAGGCGAGGGGGTCACGCACGTCGGACAGGGCGCGCATGTAGACCCACGGCAGCTCGCCGTTGGGCTCGCCCGCCTTGCGCTGGATCTCCCGCGAGGGCCCGGCGAAGAGGAAGCCCGAGGGGTGATCGTGCAGATCGAAGACGCCCCGCTGGCCGCTCTCCCGGTCCGACGGCAGGGAGAGCACCGGGTGGCCCACGCGCCAGAAGCGGCCATCGCGGCCCTCGCGGAACGCCTCCACGAAGTGCTTGAGCGGCGAGGCGTAGCTCGTGGTGACGGGCCGGATCATCGACAAGAGCACGCGGTGGCCCAGCTCGTCGTAGGCGAGCGCGTTGCGGCAGCCCACGTCCCAGATCTGCTCGACCCCCGGTCGCGAGCCCTCGCCCTGGGAGGAGTCCGAGATCTGGTTCCAGGCGAACGCCTTGGACCCGGACACGCGCTTGCCGTGGAAGAGCAGCGGCTTCCAGACGGACGGATCGCCGCGCATGATGAGATCCAGCGCCCCATCCGGCGCGCTGCCGAGCGTCAGATCCGGACAGGCCTCGAGGTACTTGAGCGGCCGGGTGTCCATGCCCAACGGCAGCGGCACGTCCTCCACCTGGGCGGCTTCGCCCGGCCGCCAGCGCACCAGCTTGAGCGGCTTGTGGCGCTCGCGCGGCCGGAAGGCCACCCACACCGTGCCCGAGGCGTCCGCCACCACGTCCAGCGCGCCGACGAGCTCGGGGCGCAGATCGAGCAGGGGCTCGCGCCGCCAGGGCTTCTCGTAGCCGCCCCAGGCGATGTCGAACCCGGAGCGATCCTCGGGCGGGAACACCACGGCCACCGTGTCCCGGTCGAGGATCACCGGCCGCCAGCGCGGCTCGCGCCAGGAGAGCTGCTGGGGCGGGATGCTGTTGAGCTGCACCGGGTAGGCGTCGTTGGCCAGCGCGTGGCGCGAGGCCTTCCAGGGCAGCTTCGCGGGCAGGAAGCGGGCGGCGAGCGGATGGTCCGCATCGGGGTCCACCTGGGGATCCGTGCCCGCATCCGACAGGCCCGTGCCGGGCTTCGCCGTCGGACAACCGAGCCCCAGGAGCAGGAACGAGAGCAGCAGGAGCCAGGTCGTGGGTGTGGGACGCATGGGGACCCACTCTCCCTTGGCCCGCCCCACCCCACCACCCCGAGATCAGGGGGGGTGAAAAGGCCGGGCGTCCGGCTCCACCCAAAACAGACGCCCGGGGGCCGTGAGGCCCCCGGGCGTCCGGAACTTCAGGGCTTCAGCGCGAGGGGCCTAGTAGGCGCCCTTGAGGGTCACGTTGGTGAACGCGCTGTAGGCGTACGAGCAGACGTAGTAGGTGCCGGCCGCGGGGCTGCTGAGGGTGCAGCTCTCGGCGCTGCCCGTCTTGTACGGACGGCAGTTGTAGCTGCTGGTGGTGGGCTTGGAGCCGAGGCGCACGTACAGGTCCGCGTCACCCGAGCCGGTGGTGGCCTGGGTGAAGGTCGCCGAGGTGCGGCCGCTCGGAACGGCGAGCGTGTAGCAGGTCCACGAGCCCGTGGCGCCCGAGAACGGGGCCGTCGCCACGCCGTTGGTCAGCACGTCGCCGCCGCCGGTGCCGCCCGTGGTGAACGCGCCCTTGAGGCTGATGCCCGAGGCGGCCGAGTAGCCCTTGAGCTTCACGTAGTAGGTGCCGGCCTGCGCGGTGGTGACGGGGCAGCTCTCGGTGTTGCCCGAGGCGTACGGACGGCAGTCGTAGGAGGACTCGGTCGGCACGGAGCCGAACTTCACGTACATGTCCGCGTCACCCGTGCCGCCGCTCATGTCGAACTTGAGGCCCGTGGCGCCCGCGGGGACGGTCAGCGTGTAGGTGCAGCTCCACTCGCCCGCGCCCACGGAGATGCCCGTGAGAGCCGTGCCGTTGGCCAGCACCACCGTGGTGCTGCAAGCCGGAGGAGGCGGAGTCACCGTGCCGCCCACGCCCACCGCTTCCCAGGCGGCCGTCACCGCCGCCGTGTCGTGGCCGAGGTCCGTGGCCGCCGTCACGGTGTAGGCCTTGGCCTGGGCGAAGGTGGTGGAGGGCGTCATGTACTCGGCGTTGGCGCGGTAGAAGATGGCGCCGGCCTTCTGCACGCCGATGCCCGTCACGTCCGTGGTGGTCTTGCCGCGCGGGTGCTTGCCACCCGTGGACAGCAGCTTGAACGCCAGGTTGGCGATGCCCGAGTTCCAGTGCACGCCGCCGTTGTCCGAGCTGCCCGTGTAGCGCTCGGGGTAGTAGTCCTTGGACGAGCCGTCCTGGGTGGGGTTGCCCATGTAGCGCAGGGCGTCGCCCGGGATGTTGGGCGTCCAGATGTCATCGCCGATCATCCAGATGGGCGCGTCCACGGACCAGCCCTTGGTCCAGCTCTCGCAGTAGGCGGCGAAGATGTCGCTCATGCCCTCGTTGAGGGCGCCGGACTCGTTGGAGTAGGTGAGGTTGGACTCGGAGCTCGTCACGGCGTGGGTGAGCTCGTGCACCGTCACGTCCAGCGACTTGCCCAGCTGGCCCGCGTCCGTGCCGTTGCTGTCGCCGTACACCATCTGCGAGCCGTTCCAGAACGCGTTGGTGTAGTTGCTGTCGTAGTGGACGGTGCTCTTCAGCTGCGCGCCCGCGTTGTTGTACGAGTCGCGGCCGAAGTTCTCCTTGTAGCAGTTGTAGGTGGTGCCCAGGTGGTCGTAGTTCTCGTCGATGTGCGCGTCGCCGGTGACCGCGCCACCCTCGGAGCGCTTGAGCGTGCCGGGCAGGCTCGTCCTGTTGTTGGCCGTGTACACCGCGCGGCTGATCGCCGAGTGGATGTCCGTGGCGCGGCCGAGCACGCCGCCCGCCACCGCGTCCACGAAGACGTGGTCGCGGATGGGCAGCGTGGCGCCCTCACCCGTCACCACCACCTCGTAGGCCAGCTTGAGCGGGCCGTCCTGCTCGGCGCGGTAGTAGACGAGCTGGGCGCTCTCGGCCTTCAGGCCCGTGCCCTCGGTGGACACGAGCGCGGCCTTGGAGGCCGCGTCCTGGGCGACCATCGCCTTGGTGGCGACCATCTCGCCGTCACGCGCCGAGCCGTTGGCGGCATAGACGAGGCCGGCGGCGTTCACGTGCACGACGAGCTCATGGGCCACCACGGGCCGCCCCTGCTTCATCTGCGCGTAGCGCACGTGGGTGTTGCCCTGCGCGTCCACCGAGGTGCGACGCACCACCAGGTCCGTGGCGTTCAGGCGGAAGATGGGGGCGATGCGCTGCAGGGACTCCGCCAGGCGGGAGTGCGCATCCCGGGCCACCAGCCCGTTGAGGGACTGGCCGGTGGAGCCGAACTCACCGCGCACGAGGAAGGGCACGCCGTCCGCGTGGGTGCCGAGCACCTGCGCGTTGGGCACCACGCTCAGCGCGGCCTTGATGTCGGCCGTGGACAGCGTGCCCACGTCATCGGCGCGCGCCGACGTCTGGGTGTCCGAGTCCTCGACGGTGCACGCAGCCAGGGGAAGGGCCAGCAGGGCGGCCAGAATGCGATTGCGAACCAAAGGGGGAACCTCCGCGTGGGCGGTGACGGGGGTGTCACCGCTTACGGGGCGGACCTAGAGCAGGATGCGTGCCATTCCCCTAAATGACTGGAATCCCAACCGTTGGGCCCACTCGGAGTCGCGGCGGTGGAGCGGCGAGGTCGCGCAATCCGATGCCGAGATGTAACGAGGTTTGACACCCCACGCGGGAAGGCCCGTCTTCACGCGGGTTTGCCGGAAGGAACGCACCCTGTCCTACAAGAGGACAGTTCATCGACACCTGGGTCCAGGATGACATCCAGGCATTTACGGCTTTCACGGACTGTCCCATGAAAACCGTTTTTCATCAAGGCGTCCGATCCCGCCAGGCCTCGCGCAACCCGTCCTGCCGCTGCTTGCCCGCGAGGGCCTCCTCCGTCTGGCGGGGGATCTCCTCCAAGCGCGTGGTGTGCATGCGGATGCTCAGCTCGTACAGCCCCCGCTCCTGCTCGGACAGCTGGGGCCCGTAGTCCTCGAGCACGCGGCGGGCGAACTGGAGGAAGTCCTCGGACACGGCGCGGCGGTGCTCGAAGTACGCGTGAATCTCCGGCTCGGTGGCCGTGTTGGACTGCACCTTGCCCCACTCCGTGTTCCAACGCCGGGTCTCCTCCTCGCGCCATCGCAGCAGCGCCTCGTCACGCGTGGGCGCGCCCAGCCGCCAGTACAGGTTGTCGGGCATCACCTCGCGCAGCCGCACCAGGTCCACCGGGTGCGCGGCGGGCGCGGGCTCCACGGAGGACGGCTCAGCGGGGCTCGACGTCCGGGCCGGCTCGGGCAGCGGCGCGGGCCCGGGCGTGGGCGTCGCGGCGGGCCCGGACGAGGACGGCGGGGCGGAACGGGCAGGACGCGGGGCCTGGGCCTGACGCACCGCATCCGTCGGGTCCGGCGTCACCTCGGGGGCTCGCCAGGACAGCACCAGGGCGAGGGCGAGCCCGAGGACGAGGAGTGACGCGGCGAGCCATCGCGAGAGCTTCATGCGGGGAGTGGCGCCCATGCGGCGGCAGTATCCGAGCCCCCGAGGTTTCGCAACTGGATACCCCGGTGCTTTCCGGGCTCTCCGCTCTTCCCCAGAGGGCGATAGACTCGCGCCCCCTTACCCCCAAAGGAGTGCATTCATGAACAAGCAATGGCTGTTGGGTCTGATGATGGTGGCGGCGCCGGTGGCCGCCCAGGCCGAGGTGCTGGTGGGTGGAATCGTCGACGTGCTGGTGGACGGCGGCAACACCTATACGTGGGAGAAGACGACGCTGCCGGGCACCAAGTGTGGCAACGGCTCCCAGTACAAGTTCTTCGTGCACCGCAGCACCACGGGCTCGCAGAACCTGCTCTTCTTCTTCGAGGGCGGCGGCGCGTGTTGGGACTACGACACGTGCAGCGGGCGCGCGGGCGTCATCGGGGCGGCCAACCCCAATGGCATCGCGGACGACTACATGCAGCAGTTCACGGCCAAATATGTCTCGCCCATCGTCAATGGCGCGGACCCGGGCCTGCCGTTCCGCAGCCGCACGGACCTCGCGACCAAGGACTGGAACATCGTCTACATGCCCTACTGCACGGGTGACGTGCACGTGGGCAACAACACGGCCGTCTATCCGGATCAGACGGGGCAGCAGCCGCCGCTGACCTGGAGCCACTCGGGCTACACCAACTCGATCGCGGCCATCAACTACGCCAAGCAGCAGTTCCCCCGCGTGCAGAAGCTGCTCGTCACGGGCTACAGCGCGGGCGGCACCGCCACCTCGGCCTCGTACTACTTCGTGCGCCGCGCCATCAACCCGGCCCGCGGCTACTTCCTCAATGACTCGGGCCCCATCTACATGGCCGGCGTCAACGATCTCTCGCGCCCGCTGCACAACAAGATCCGCCAGTCGTGGAACCTGGACTCGGTGTTCAGCCAGTTCCCCGCGACCTTCGATCGCAACAACATGGGCACCATGAACCGCATGGTGGCGCTCGAGTTCCCGAACGATCAGCTCGCCTACACGGGCTACTCGCGCGACTACAACTACTCGCGCTTCTCCTATGAGCGTTTCATGACGCCCAACGACAAGGAGTCGGTGCTCGCCAACTGGAAGGTGGACCAGGACAAGTTCGTCAACGAGCTCAAGCAGTACAACAACTTCAGCTACTTCATCCCCCACGAGCGGCAGATCAACGCCAGCCACTGCAGCACCATCATCACCTTCGTGGGCGCGCACGCCTGCCAGAAGATGGAGAAGAAGCGCTGGTACGAGTACGTCTCCGAGCCGTGGCAGGACTGGAAGTGCAACAGCGAGATGGTGTCCATGACCACCTTCCTGCAGCGCTTCATCAACGAGAACCAGCGCGTGCGCGTGTACGAGCCCGCCAACGGCTACAACGAGGATGACCCGGGCATGCAGGTGCTCGCGCCCCTCATCAACGGCGCCATCGGCGGCTAGGCCCGCGCCTCACCGGGAGCCATAGGCGTCTTCCAACAGGCGCTCGTGGCTCCAGCCCCGGGCCTTGGCCGCCTCCACGTCGAGCCCCTCGCCGTGACCCTGGCCCTGGCCCTCGAACACCACCCGCGTGCCCTCGGACACCGCCGTCCGGGGACACGCGGGCAGCTTGAGCGCCGAGCGCAGCACCTCGCAGGGCAGCTGCTCCGGCGCGTCGAACACGGCACCGCCCTCGCCGCGCGTGCGCAGGAAGTGCACCCGGCCCTCCGCGAAGCGCACCGCCGTCGCCCCCCGTCCGAGCACCGCCTCCACCTGGGCCCGCGAGCGCTCCTCCCGCCAGGGCGCCGTGCCCCCCCGCGAGAACGGCAGCCAGCCCTTCCACGGCAAGGCCGGGGCCCTGAGGGCGCGCTCGTCCTCGGGCTGTACCCGGACGGTGCCTCGGAAGGCCTGACAGTGCGTCGTGTCGCAGACGGGCCGACCGGGATGGCGGCTGTCTCCCTGGCGCTCGTCGTGCGCCACCACCCGCGCGAGCGCCACGCGCGCCTCCCCCTTGAGCGCCGCGTCCTCCGCCGTCACCACGCCGGCCGTGTACTGCGCGCGTGTGGTGCGAAAGAGCACGTCCGAGCCTCGCCGCGCCTTGAGCGCCGAGGGGCTCGTGGGCACGCCCGCGGGGGGCACGTAGGGCGGCGGCGGGGACCACGAGAACACCCCCGCGTAGTCGCGCCCCTCGGGGGCCTCGGGCAGCCGCACGCGCCAGGGGCTGCCCAGGCAGACCGCGGGCCCCCGGGCCACGAGCGGCGCCAGCCGGGTGAACTCCGCGCCGACCGTCCGGGGCACCCCGCCCTCCAGGACGAAGCCCATGCCCCGGCAGCGCGCCTCCAGCACGTCCGGCGCCACCAACCCCAGCACCTGCACCCGCGCGGCCTCCAGGCCCGCGCGCATCCGCCGCACCCGGGCGAGTACGTCGGGCACTTCCTGGGCGAAGGCCCGGGGCATGCGTCCCGGCCGCGCCAGCACCACCACCACGTCCGCGTCCACCGCGACGATCCACCCGAGCACCGGCCGGCTCTCCGCGTCGCGCACCGTGCCCGTCTTCGCCGCCACCCCGCCGAGCGCGCCCGACACGGGCAGCCCCGCCAGCGTGCCCCGCGCGGCGCTGTCCCCGAGCACCTCCAGCACGTCCGGACGCGCCTCCGCGAGCAGCCGGTACGCCTGGGCCAGGCCCCACGCCGACAGGTGGAGGCTCGAGCGCAGGCCGATGGCGTCCGCCATGTCCAGGGGCTCGCCCGACAGGCCCACCGCCGCGAGCACCGGACCCCAGGGGCCAAAACCCTCGGGCGCGCTCCCCTTCCCCACCCAGTCCAGGAAGTACCCATTGCAGGAGCGCAGCAGGGCCTCGCGTGCGTCCAGACGCGCGGGCCGGCCCTCGCCACAGGCCCACTCGGCCGCGTCCCCGCGCGCGGGCAGCACGGGCGGGGGCGTGGGGCTCGCCGCCACCACGAAGGGCTTGAGCGTCGAGCCGTAGGGCATCGCCGCGCGCACGTCCCCCTCGGACAGCAACACCTCGCCCGAGTGCCGACTGAGCACCACCGTGGCCGAGGCCACCGCGCGCGCGCCCACGCCCGCCAGTTCCTCCACGGACAGGGGCACCGTCCAGCGCGTGCCCCGGTGGCACTGGCGCAGCCGCCGCGTCAGCGCCCGGGGAAAGCCCGTGTCCTCGGTGAGCACCCGCGCCAGGGCCCGCCGCGCCCGGGGCGTGTCCACCTCGGGCAGCCGCGTGAGCACCTCCGTGGCGCTCGCCAACGATTGGTATGGGGCCTCGCGCCATTCGGCCAGCTCACCGCTCACCGCCAGCGCGAAGGCCTCGTGGAAGAGCCGATCCTCCGACGAGGCCGGACACGCCCACCACAAGAGCTGGTGCGCCAGCTCGTGCCGCAGGGCCCGGCGCAGCCGCGCGTCCAGCACCCCGGGCGAGCCCTGCCGCAGCTCCACCACGCCCGGCCGCCCCTGCCCGTCGCGTGAGGGCAACAGCCCCTCGCCCCGCCGCAGGGTGAGGGTGGCCGGTGCCCGCTCC includes:
- a CDS encoding RtcB family protein; protein product: MMPRRLDAPPGALPILAWARDVPPGAVKQLQHLALQPYVVEHVAAMPDIHVSEGVAVGTVFATERHVAPGALGGDLGCGVGGVRFDYPAAALDRAALERLLATFARAVPVGDAVHRGRGVSPPEALAAPDLSTHRLLREWERLAPRHLGTLGGGNHFLELDRDAAGDLWLLVHTGSRGVGAAIAGHHVRVAERLGEGSLPALRTDTPEGAACLADTAWACRFARANREHLLSRAATVLAEALGREPDRASHVDVPHNHVAAETHFGRALLVHRKGAVGLAAGARGLIPGSMGTASYVVMGRGEARAFRSCSHGAGRVMTRKEARARIRPASLSHALRRVVFDGGRVASLVEEAPAVYRDITEVLEDEADLVTPVLRLTPLAVLKG
- a CDS encoding ribosome-binding factor A; this translates as MTSSKHPRRRASRGEAEPSSLSSDPLPARHLRVQSALFQEVARLFRGELSDPVLEGVAVTSLALTPDGRNARIGFTLPPEAALEGPRPVEDALARASGFIRAQLAQGLDLKRVPHLRFVYVGVGAPWDAGDGEGGAE
- a CDS encoding Ig-like domain-containing protein; protein product: MRPTPTTWLLLLSFLLLGLGCPTAKPGTGLSDAGTDPQVDPDADHPLAARFLPAKLPWKASRHALANDAYPVQLNSIPPQQLSWREPRWRPVILDRDTVAVVFPPEDRSGFDIAWGGYEKPWRREPLLDLRPELVGALDVVADASGTVWVAFRPRERHKPLKLVRWRPGEAAQVEDVPLPLGMDTRPLKYLEACPDLTLGSAPDGALDLIMRGDPSVWKPLLFHGKRVSGSKAFAWNQISDSSQGEGSRPGVEQIWDVGCRNALAYDELGHRVLLSMIRPVTTSYASPLKHFVEAFREGRDGRFWRVGHPVLSLPSDRESGQRGVFDLHDHPSGFLFAGPSREIQRKAGEPNGELPWVYMRALSDVRDPLAFNAQERRPDEYRFRAMASHYQTTLDPGAGGKLLADGCGNFRLAAVHFWALEAGWTEMPLGEVYPLCAQDPAPAPVFRGREGGSTQYPSFAHGRNLPFELGVCLGSDNGLEVCHGGHAAAAGEVAWEPLDPASGGGLARVVATRPGPGEHDVEPTTEVTVTFDRPVERPEFSDVSLWNLSRAERVNGRWEPVEGQPATLRLRPSRPLAAAHRYRLVVSPRLVSAPGELPTWKLPEGRKGVIDFETAGDAGLQPDPREAPYQLECYGTRDDSGCTLTVDDGQFILLSNNEPLRLRTTGRVLHDYGRSNVLTGHVEELDGGVRPDSGVRVALNESYIDVFPGLPLQEEHELRVVIPPVHDRFGREFEDTRVRLRLAHGPIRVVEFQPATGAEQVPVTTSIAVRVNRPQSPPQWNATYFQLITYDAKGGSVQDYPPMDLTLEPPSTYRLTPRQPLRPGAYHELHVASTPKVLSGFWTAP
- a CDS encoding M4 family metallopeptidase, whose product is MVRNRILAALLALPLAACTVEDSDTQTSARADDVGTLSTADIKAALSVVPNAQVLGTHADGVPFLVRGEFGSTGQSLNGLVARDAHSRLAESLQRIAPIFRLNATDLVVRRTSVDAQGNTHVRYAQMKQGRPVVAHELVVHVNAAGLVYAANGSARDGEMVATKAMVAQDAASKAALVSTEGTGLKAESAQLVYYRAEQDGPLKLAYEVVVTGEGATLPIRDHVFVDAVAGGVLGRATDIHSAISRAVYTANNRTSLPGTLKRSEGGAVTGDAHIDENYDHLGTTYNCYKENFGRDSYNNAGAQLKSTVHYDSNYTNAFWNGSQMVYGDSNGTDAGQLGKSLDVTVHELTHAVTSSESNLTYSNESGALNEGMSDIFAAYCESWTKGWSVDAPIWMIGDDIWTPNIPGDALRYMGNPTQDGSSKDYYPERYTGSSDNGGVHWNSGIANLAFKLLSTGGKHPRGKTTTDVTGIGVQKAGAIFYRANAEYMTPSTTFAQAKAYTVTAATDLGHDTAAVTAAWEAVGVGGTVTPPPPACSTTVVLANGTALTGISVGAGEWSCTYTLTVPAGATGLKFDMSGGTGDADMYVKFGSVPTESSYDCRPYASGNTESCPVTTAQAGTYYVKLKGYSAASGISLKGAFTTGGTGGGDVLTNGVATAPFSGATGSWTCYTLAVPSGRTSATFTQATTGSGDADLYVRLGSKPTTSSYNCRPYKTGSAESCTLSSPAAGTYYVCSYAYSAFTNVTLKGAY
- a CDS encoding pectin acetylesterase-family hydrolase, translating into MNKQWLLGLMMVAAPVAAQAEVLVGGIVDVLVDGGNTYTWEKTTLPGTKCGNGSQYKFFVHRSTTGSQNLLFFFEGGGACWDYDTCSGRAGVIGAANPNGIADDYMQQFTAKYVSPIVNGADPGLPFRSRTDLATKDWNIVYMPYCTGDVHVGNNTAVYPDQTGQQPPLTWSHSGYTNSIAAINYAKQQFPRVQKLLVTGYSAGGTATSASYYFVRRAINPARGYFLNDSGPIYMAGVNDLSRPLHNKIRQSWNLDSVFSQFPATFDRNNMGTMNRMVALEFPNDQLAYTGYSRDYNYSRFSYERFMTPNDKESVLANWKVDQDKFVNELKQYNNFSYFIPHERQINASHCSTIITFVGAHACQKMEKKRWYEYVSEPWQDWKCNSEMVSMTTFLQRFINENQRVRVYEPANGYNEDDPGMQVLAPLINGAIGG
- a CDS encoding SpoIID/LytB domain-containing protein; this encodes MGWAAVTAVLVAATPVFITRGDLTPEAALRAEADEAWRALEARYVAEAGGAPERAPATLTLRRGEGLLPSRDGQGRPGVVELRQGSPGVLDARLRRALRHELAHQLLWWACPASSEDRLFHEAFALAVSGELAEWREAPYQSLASATEVLTRLPEVDTPRARRALARVLTEDTGFPRALTRRLRQCHRGTRWTVPLSVEELAGVGARAVASATVVLSRHSGEVLLSEGDVRAAMPYGSTLKPFVVAASPTPPPVLPARGDAAEWACGEGRPARLDAREALLRSCNGYFLDWVGKGSAPEGFGPWGPVLAAVGLSGEPLDMADAIGLRSSLHLSAWGLAQAYRLLAEARPDVLEVLGDSAARGTLAGLPVSGALGGVAAKTGTVRDAESRPVLGWIVAVDADVVVVLARPGRMPRAFAQEVPDVLARVRRMRAGLEAARVQVLGLVAPDVLEARCRGMGFVLEGGVPRTVGAEFTRLAPLVARGPAVCLGSPWRVRLPEAPEGRDYAGVFSWSPPPPYVPPAGVPTSPSALKARRGSDVLFRTTRAQYTAGVVTAEDAALKGEARVALARVVAHDERQGDSRHPGRPVCDTTHCQAFRGTVRVQPEDERALRAPALPWKGWLPFSRGGTAPWREERSRAQVEAVLGRGATAVRFAEGRVHFLRTRGEGGAVFDAPEQLPCEVLRSALKLPACPRTAVSEGTRVVFEGQGQGHGEGLDVEAAKARGWSHERLLEDAYGSR